The following are from one region of the Silene latifolia isolate original U9 population chromosome 9, ASM4854445v1, whole genome shotgun sequence genome:
- the LOC141600620 gene encoding uncharacterized protein LOC141600620 → MDQGQELWELVESGFEDTKPAEPDQVLKEKRKKDVKAFFILQYALDEEIFPRIASDTTSKGAWDILQNEYVGDKKVVKVRLQSLRREFETFLMNDKESVQDYLSRMTEVVQQMKAYGEEMTNEHVVGKIMRGVSHKSLIMWWQPLNKQGI, encoded by the exons ATGGATCAGGGTCAA GAACTGTGGGAACTGGTTGAGAGTGGGTTTGAAGATACTAAACCAGCTGAACCAGATCAAGtactcaaagaaaagaggaagaaagaTGTTAAGGCTTTTTTCATACTCCAATATGCCTTAGATGAAGAGATTTTTCCTCGTATTGCTTCTGACACCACATCAAAAGGAGCATGGGATATTCTGCAAAACGAATATGTAGGTGATAAGAAAGTAGTCAAGGTGAGACTACAATCTCTAAGGAGAGAGTTTGAGACTTTTCTCATGAATGACAAGGAATCTGTGCAAGATTACTTGTCCAGAATGACTGAAGTGGTGCAGCAGATGAAGGCATATGGAGAGGAGATGACAAATGAGCATGTAGTTGGGAAAATTATGAGGGGAGTCTCACACAAAAGTTTGATCATGTGGTGGCAGCCATTGAACAAACAAGGGATTTAG
- the LOC141599186 gene encoding anthocyanidin 3-O-glucosyltransferase 2-like — protein sequence MSNTATELVVVPAPGMTHMLSTVELAKLILKTNQLITISIHIINLPGSGDAPKVNTYLESQLRDNPYPTRLIFITFPPLSDPTVSSVGFSFITVIEHHKPLIKQAIEDRIKIGFPKPAAFVADMFCCGIMLDIGNSMLVQCYLFNTGGAASLIFILHAQSLVDDHGIDVATEFGKSGFLEDVPGFKHRVPNKVIPSGYLNKSFACDMLLNLGRKFRELKGILVNTYVELEPFANNDDKNFPPIYPVGPILELDHQRRRKSGNEEKESVLRWLDGQPKSSVVFLCFGSAGCFAEEQVKEIAKGLEKSEYRFLWTLRNPPPVGMPWTAGDNGTFLEALPEGFLDRTKHIGKVIGWAPQVEVLAHPAVGGFVSHCGWNSILESFWFGVPIATWPLALEQQLNAFELVTELELAVEIKMDYNKETNNFLVTAEEIEQGVKNLMNMDENMKGRVKKMSDESKHVLEEGGSSYKSLRRFIDEVLNDVV from the coding sequence ATGAGCAACACAGCTACTGAGTTAGTGGTCGTTCCGGCACCGGGCATGACACACATGCTATCGACTGTCGAACTCGCTAAACTCATCCTCAAAACAAACCAATTAATTACAATATCCATCCACATTATCAATCTCCCTGGTAGTGGTGACGCTCCTAAAGTTAACACTTATTTAGAATCCCAATTACGCGACAACCCGTACCCAACCCGTCTTATCTTCATAACCTTCCCACCCCTCTCTGACCCTACTGTCTCGTCTGTCGGTTTCTCCTTCATAACCGTCATTGAACACCACAAGCCACTCATCAAGCAGGCGATTGAGGACCGGATCAAGATCGGGTTTCCAAAACCGGCTGCGTTTGTTGCCGACATGTTTTGCTGCGGAATAATGTTGGATATTGGAAATTCCATGCTTGTACAATGCTATCTTTTCAATACTGGTGGAGCTGCCTCTTTGATTTTCATATTACATGCCCAGTCTTTGGTTGATGACCATGGCATCGATGTTGCCACGGAGTTTGGAAAATCGGGTTTTCTAGAAGACGTGCCCGGGTTCAAACACCGGGTCCCGAACAAGGTAATTCCTTCAGGGTATCTGAATAAGAGCTTCGCGTGTGACATGCTTCTCAACCTCGGGAGAAAGTTTAGGGaattgaagggtattttggtaaaTACCTACGTCGAGTTAGAACCATTTGCTAACAATGACGACAAAAACTTCCCACCAATCTATCCTGTGGGCCCCATTTTGGAGCTAGACCACCAGAGACGCAGAAAGTCCGGTAATGAAGAAAAGGAGTCCGTCCTACGGTGGCTCGATGGTCAACCTAAGTCTTCCGTGGTCTTCCTCTGTTTCGGAAGTGCCGGATGCTTTGCTGAGGAGCAGGTTAAAGAGATAGCCAAGGGTTTAGAGAAATCGGAATATCGATTTCTTTGGACCCTAAGAAACCCGCCTCCGGTTGGAATGCCATGGACCGCCGGTGACAACGGGACCTTCTTAGAGGCCCTTCCTGAGGGATTCCTTGATCGAACGAAGCACATTGGAAAAGTCATAGGATGGGCCCCACAAGTCGAGGTATTAGCCCATCCTGCTGTAGGAGGATTTGTGTCGCATTGTGGATGGAACTCGATTTTAGAGAGTTTTTGGTTTGGAGTTCCGATTGCTACGTGGCCGTTGGCCTTAGAGCAACAATTGAATGCATTCGAATTAGTGACAGAGTTAGAATTAGCCGTAGAAATTAAAATGGATTATAATAAggaaacgaataatttcctagtAACGGCCGAGGAGATCGAGCAAGGGGTTAAGAATCTAATGAATATGGATGAAAACATGAAAGGGAGAGttaagaagatgagtgatgaaaGTAAACATGTTTTGGAGGAAGGAGGGTCGTCTTATAAGTCACTAAGACGTTTTATTGACGAGGTCTTGAACGATGTCGTTTAA